A genomic window from Salvia hispanica cultivar TCC Black 2014 chromosome 5, UniMelb_Shisp_WGS_1.0, whole genome shotgun sequence includes:
- the LOC125188003 gene encoding G-type lectin S-receptor-like serine/threonine-protein kinase At2g19130, producing MVLRSHGCTTIHLILLYFCINAFTSFANDTISGNQTLSGDQTIVSAGDKFVLGFFKPGKAPRHYIGIWFKKVQNQTVVWVANREIPVSDPNTAKLLISGGNLVLLNELGSEIWSTAVNSTSAVNSSLAAVLGDDGNLVLSNGTGSNPRSGQVLWQSFDHPVHTWLPGGKIAYDKITKKKQLLTSWKNEEDPAMGLFSLELDPDGSQYLIKWNRSVEYWTSGPWNGHIFSKVPEMRLTSYFDFSYENNTNESYFTYSMHNPAVISRFIMDVSGQIKQQTILDENDWNLFWTQPREQCQVHDYCGAFGSCQNVLPSCSCLPGFRIRNLSDWDLKDYSGGCVRDVSLQCNGSNGRGDSFWPVTNVGLPVNEDLLTVGSVGECESSCFNDCSCTAYAYDEGRGCSVWKGDLVNLQQLNEGDGNGKVIHIRLSASSSVFSGSKNSKGSMIGVVAGCVGGALVVVAVVVGLIWRRRKRAVGSSKAVEGSLAVFAYKDLQNATKNFSDKLGGGGFGSVFKGTLPDSTVIAAKKLESITQGEKQFRTEVSTIGTIQHVNLVRLRGFCSEGSKKLLVYDYMENGSLDSHLFHANEIKFLDWKTRYQIALGIARGLSYLHEKCRDCIIHCDIKPENILLDPEFCPKVADFGLAKLVGRDFSRVLTTMRGTRGYLAPEWISGVAITAKADVYSYGMMLFELVSGRRNSESSEDGTVKFFPSWAANAAVNGGDLLSLLDPVLDRNADAEQVLKICKIACWCIQDDEDARPSMGQVVQILEGVMDVNPPPIPRSLQVFVETQEHIVFFTDSSTDQSSQAKSNASSSASSNSMNSSVLSATG from the coding sequence ATGGTTCTCAGAAGCCACGGCTGCACCACGATTCATCTCATCCTCCTCTACTTCTGCATCAATGCTTTCACCTCGTTCGCCAATGATACTATCTCCGGCAACCAAACTCTCTCCGGAGACCAAACCATCGTCTCCGCAGGGGATAAGTTCGTGCTCGGCTTCTTCAAACCAGGCAAGGCTCCTCGGCACTACATAGGCATATGGTTCAAGAAAGTCCAAAACCAAACTGTAGTTTGGGTGGCCAATAGAGAAATCCCTGTTTCCGATCCCAATACTGCCAAACTCCTGATTTCAGGAGGAAACCTTGTTCTGCTGAATGAATTAGGATCAGAGATTTGGTCCACCGCTGTGAATTCAACATCTGCGGTCAATTCCAGCTTAGCTGCAGTGCTTGGGGATGATGGAAATCTTGTTTTGAGCAATGGCACCGGCTCAAATCCAAGATCCGGGCAAGTTTTGTGGCAGAGTTTCGATCATCCGGTGCACACATGGCTTCCAGGAGGGAAAATTGCCTATGATAAAATCACTAAAAAGAAGCAGCTCTTAACTTCTTGGAAAAATGAGGAGGATCCTGCAATGGGGCTTTTTTCGCTCGAGCTCGATCCGGATGGGAGTCAGTATCTCATAAAATGGAATAGGAGTGTGGAGTATTGGACTAGCGGGCCTTGGAATGGCCATATTTTTAGTAAGGTTCCTGAAATGAGACTGACTTCctattttgattttagctATGAAAATAATACCAATGAGAGTTATTTCACATATTCTATGCATAATCCTGCTGTTATATCGCGCTTTATCATGGATGTGTCGGGGCAGATTAAGCAGCAGACAATTCTTGATGAAAATGATTGGAACTTGTTTTGGACTCAGCCGAGGGAGCAATGCCAAGTTCATGATTATTGTGGGGCATTTGGTAGCTGCCAGAATGTATTGCCATCCTGTAGTTGCTTGCCGGGGTTTAGGATTAGAAATCTGAGTGATTGGGATTTGAAGGATTATTCGGGTGGTTGTGTGAGGGATGTGAGCTTGCAATGTAATGGTTCTAATGGGAGGGGAGATAGCTTTTGGCCTGTCACCAATGTGGGATTGCCTGTGAATGAGGACCTGTTGACAGTTGGGAGTGTTGGAGAGTGTGAGTCGAGTTGCTTCAACGATTGTTCTTGCACGGCTTATGCCTATGATGAAGGGAGAGGATGTTCTGTCTGGAAAGGGGATTTGGTGAATCTGCAGCAGTTGAATGAAGGAGATGGTAATGGTAAAGTGATTCACATTAGGTTGTCTGCCTCTTCATCGGTGTTTTCTGGTTCGAAGAATAGTAAGGGGTCCATGATTGGTGTTGTTGCGGGCTGTGTTGGAGGTGCCTTGGTCGTGGTTGCAGTCGTGGTGGGGTTGATTTGGAGGAGGCGGAAACGAGCAGTTGGGAGTTCTAAAGCAGTGGAGGGTTCATTGGCTGTATTTGCATACAAGGACTTGCAGAATGCAACGAAGAACTTCTCGGATAAGTTGGGAGGTGGTGGCTTTGGATCTGTTTTTAAGGGGACTTTACCTGATTCAACAGTCATTGCTGCTAAGAAGCTCGAGAGCATCACACAGGGAGAGAAGCAGTTCAGGACAGAGGTCAGCACGATTGGGACGATTCAACATGTGAATCTTGTGAGGCTCCGTGGCTTCTGCTCCGAAGGTAGCAAGAAGCTGTTGGTATATGATTACATGGAGAACGGATCCCTTGACTCTCATCTCTTTCACGCGAACGAGATCAAGTTCTTGGATTGGAAGACGAGGTACCAAATCGCCCTTGGGATCGCTAGAGGGCTGTCGTATCTTCATGAGAAATGCAGGGACTGCATCATCCACTGTGATATAAAACCAGAGAACATATTGCTGGACCCTGAGTTCTGTCCCAAGGTGGCGGACTTCGGCCTGGCCAAGCTCGTGGGGCGTGATTTCAGCCGCGTCCTCACCACCATGAGAGGAACGAGAGGCTACCTTGCGCCTGAGTGGATATCCGGAGTTGCCATAACAGCCAAAGCAGACGTCTACAGCTACGGGATGATGCTTTTTGAGTTAGTCTCCGGAAGGAGAAATTCAGAGAGCTCGGAGGATGGGACTGTCAAATTCTTCCCCTCGTGGGCAGCCAACGCAGCTGTCAATGGAGGCGACTTGCTCAGCCTATTGGATCCTGTTTTGGACAGAAACGCTGATGCGGAACAGGTGCTGAAGATTTGCAAGATTGCCTGTTGGTGCATCCAAGACGATGAGGACGCGAGGCCATCAATGGGGCAGGTTGTTCAAATTCTCGAAGGCGTAATGGATGTGAACCCGCCTCCGATCCCTCGTTCACTCCAGGTCTTTGTTGAGACACAGGAACACATAGTGTTCTTCACTGACTCCTCTACAGACCAGAGCTCGCAGGCAAAGAGCAACGCCTCCTCAAGTGCTTCGTCTAACTCCATGAACAGCAGCGTGTTGTCAGCAACGGGCTAG